One Campylobacter concisus DNA segment encodes these proteins:
- the rpoB gene encoding DNA-directed RNA polymerase subunit beta — MLNSLYSGNRLRVDFSNVVKEIDVPNLLQLQKKSFDNFLNLNNNQTESGIEKVFKSIFPIHDPQNRLTLEYVGSEIGKPKYTIRECIERGLTYSVNLKMKIRLIVHEKDDKTGDKVGVKDIKEQEIFIREIPLMTDRISFIINGVERVVVNQLHRSPGVIFKQEESATVANKLIYTAQIIPDRGSWLHFEYDTKDILYVRINKRRKVPVTILFRALGYKKQDIIKLFYPIQNLIIKNNKFLTLFNPEDYLGRVEYDIKNEDGEILHQAGKRLTKKKADKLIEDGVKFVEYPVEALIGRYLANPVINTESGEILYDTLSALDENKLAKILAEHESIEIINNSAAGVDDAIINSFIADNDMLKVLKQTEGVDDENDLAAIRIYKVMRPGEPVVKEAAKSFVNDMLFNPERYDLTKVGRMKMNHKLSLDVPEYVTLLTSEDIIKTAKYLIKVKNGQGHIDDRDHLGNRRIRSIGELLASELHLGFVKMQKAIRDKFTSLSNNTEEIMPYDLINPKMITATIMEFFTGGQLSQFMDQTNPLSEVTHKRRLSALGEGGLVKERAGFEVRDVHPTHYGRICPVETPEGQNIGLINTLSTYAKVNDLGFVEAPYKKVIDGKVTDEIVYLTATQEEGNVIAPASTKLDENGHIVEDLIEVRKDGEMMLARREDVTLIDLCSGMIAGVAASLIPFLEHDDANRALMGSNMQRQAVPLLRSTAPIVGTGMESVIARDAWESVKARRSGVVEKVDNKNIFILGEDEAGPYIDHYSLEKNLRTNQNTTFSQHPTVKKGDEIVAGQIIADGPSMEKGELAIGKNALIAFMPWNGYNYEDAIVISEKMIREDAFTSVHIYEKEIEARELKDGVEEITKDIPNVKEEELMHLDESGIVKIGTEIKPGMILVGKVSPKGEVKPTPEERLLRAIFGEKAGHVVNKSLYASASMEGVVVDVKIFTKKGYEKDSRTNKAYEEEKTLLEKEHHDRLLMLDREEMLKVTALLSKNPLASDQEVNKKEYKKGSKINKADLENINRFTLNAIVKSFSKDIQKKYDELKNYFQNEKKKLKEEHDAKIEILEKDDILPSGVVKLVKVYIATKRKLKVGDKMAGRHGNKGIVSNIVREVDMPYLPSGQIVDIVLNPLGVPSRMNIGQILESHLGLVGYRLGEQINEIFETKKGEWIKELRAKMIEIAGVAKLMDAKKALGKMSDEKLLEYAKDWSNGVRFATPIFEGVKADEFAKLFEMAKIDSDGKTELYDGRTGSKIRERVNVGCMYMLKLHHLVDEKVHARSTGPYSLVTQQPVGGKALFGGQRFGEMEVWALEAYGAAHTLREMLTVKSDDVEGRLSAYKALTRGENVPETGIPETFFVLTNELKSLALDVEVYDEDETNETN; from the coding sequence ATGTTAAATAGCTTATACTCAGGAAATCGTCTTAGGGTTGACTTCTCTAATGTCGTTAAGGAGATAGACGTTCCGAACCTACTACAACTACAAAAAAAGAGCTTTGATAATTTTTTAAATCTAAATAACAATCAAACAGAAAGCGGTATAGAAAAAGTTTTCAAATCAATCTTTCCAATACATGATCCGCAAAATCGTTTGACTTTAGAATACGTTGGCTCAGAAATTGGAAAACCAAAATATACAATTAGAGAGTGTATAGAAAGAGGTCTTACATACTCTGTAAATTTAAAGATGAAAATACGTCTTATCGTTCATGAGAAAGATGATAAGACAGGTGATAAAGTTGGTGTTAAAGATATAAAAGAACAAGAAATTTTTATACGTGAAATTCCACTAATGACTGATAGAATTTCATTTATTATAAATGGTGTTGAGCGTGTTGTTGTAAATCAACTCCATAGAAGTCCAGGTGTTATTTTTAAACAAGAAGAGAGCGCGACTGTTGCAAATAAATTAATTTATACAGCTCAAATAATACCTGATCGTGGCTCTTGGCTACATTTCGAATATGACACAAAAGATATTTTATATGTTAGGATAAATAAACGTAGAAAAGTGCCAGTAACTATATTATTTAGGGCGCTTGGATATAAAAAACAAGATATTATTAAGTTGTTTTATCCGATACAAAATTTAATTATTAAAAATAACAAATTCTTAACTCTTTTTAATCCTGAAGATTATTTGGGAAGAGTTGAATATGATATAAAAAACGAAGATGGAGAAATCCTTCACCAAGCAGGCAAACGTCTAACTAAGAAAAAAGCTGACAAGTTGATCGAGGATGGAGTAAAATTTGTTGAATACCCAGTTGAAGCACTTATTGGTAGATATTTGGCAAATCCTGTAATAAATACAGAGAGTGGAGAAATTTTATATGATACACTATCTGCTCTTGACGAGAATAAACTTGCAAAAATTTTAGCTGAACATGAAAGTATTGAGATTATAAATAACTCTGCTGCTGGTGTTGATGATGCGATTATAAATTCTTTTATAGCTGACAACGATATGCTTAAGGTTTTAAAACAAACTGAGGGTGTGGATGATGAAAATGATCTTGCGGCTATTAGAATTTATAAGGTTATGAGACCAGGAGAACCAGTTGTAAAAGAGGCTGCAAAGAGTTTTGTAAATGATATGCTATTTAACCCTGAGAGATACGATTTAACAAAAGTTGGTCGTATGAAAATGAACCACAAGCTCTCGCTTGATGTGCCAGAGTATGTTACTTTGCTAACAAGTGAAGATATCATAAAAACTGCAAAATATCTTATAAAAGTTAAAAATGGACAAGGTCACATTGATGACAGAGATCACCTTGGTAATCGCCGTATAAGGTCAATTGGTGAGCTACTCGCTAGCGAACTTCACCTCGGTTTTGTAAAGATGCAAAAGGCAATCCGCGACAAATTTACAAGCTTAAGCAATAATACTGAAGAGATTATGCCATACGACCTTATTAACCCAAAAATGATCACAGCCACAATTATGGAATTTTTTACAGGTGGTCAGCTAAGCCAGTTTATGGATCAGACAAATCCACTTAGCGAAGTTACTCACAAGCGCCGTCTATCTGCACTTGGTGAGGGTGGCTTAGTAAAAGAGCGTGCTGGATTTGAGGTGCGTGACGTTCACCCAACTCATTACGGTAGAATTTGTCCAGTTGAGACTCCAGAAGGTCAAAATATTGGTCTTATCAATACACTTTCAACCTATGCAAAAGTGAATGATCTTGGCTTTGTTGAAGCACCTTACAAAAAAGTTATAGATGGCAAAGTGACTGATGAGATAGTTTATTTAACCGCAACTCAAGAAGAGGGCAATGTTATAGCTCCAGCATCAACCAAGCTTGATGAAAATGGACACATCGTTGAGGACTTGATTGAGGTTAGAAAAGATGGTGAGATGATGCTTGCCCGTAGAGAAGATGTTACTTTGATCGACCTTTGTTCTGGTATGATAGCTGGTGTTGCAGCTTCACTTATTCCATTCCTAGAGCATGATGATGCTAACCGTGCTCTCATGGGCTCAAACATGCAACGTCAGGCAGTCCCACTACTTCGCTCAACTGCTCCTATTGTTGGAACAGGTATGGAGAGCGTTATCGCAAGAGATGCATGGGAAAGTGTAAAAGCAAGACGTAGTGGTGTGGTTGAAAAGGTTGATAATAAAAATATATTTATTTTAGGCGAAGACGAAGCTGGTCCATATATCGATCACTACTCTTTGGAGAAAAATTTAAGAACAAACCAAAATACGACTTTTTCTCAACATCCGACAGTTAAAAAAGGTGATGAGATCGTTGCTGGTCAAATAATCGCTGACGGCCCAAGCATGGAAAAAGGCGAGCTAGCTATCGGTAAAAATGCACTAATTGCATTTATGCCTTGGAATGGCTACAACTACGAGGACGCGATCGTCATTAGCGAAAAAATGATACGTGAAGATGCTTTTACGAGCGTTCATATTTATGAAAAAGAGATCGAGGCTCGTGAGTTAAAAGACGGGGTTGAGGAGATAACAAAAGATATACCAAACGTCAAAGAAGAGGAGCTTATGCACCTTGACGAAAGCGGTATTGTCAAAATTGGTACAGAGATCAAGCCTGGCATGATCCTTGTTGGTAAAGTATCTCCAAAAGGCGAAGTTAAGCCAACTCCAGAAGAAAGATTACTACGTGCGATTTTTGGTGAAAAGGCTGGTCACGTTGTAAATAAATCGCTCTACGCTTCAGCTTCGATGGAAGGCGTGGTTGTTGATGTTAAAATTTTCACCAAAAAAGGATATGAAAAAGATAGCAGAACAAATAAAGCTTACGAAGAAGAGAAGACTCTTTTAGAAAAAGAACATCATGATAGACTACTTATGCTAGACCGCGAAGAGATGCTAAAAGTTACAGCACTTCTTTCTAAAAATCCACTAGCAAGTGATCAAGAGGTAAATAAAAAAGAGTATAAGAAAGGCTCAAAGATCAATAAGGCCGATCTTGAAAATATAAATAGGTTTACTCTAAATGCTATCGTTAAAAGCTTTTCAAAAGATATCCAAAAGAAATATGATGAGCTAAAAAATTACTTCCAAAATGAAAAGAAAAAGCTCAAAGAAGAGCATGACGCTAAGATAGAAATTTTAGAAAAAGATGACATTTTACCAAGCGGTGTTGTAAAACTTGTAAAAGTTTATATAGCTACAAAACGCAAACTAAAAGTCGGCGATAAGATGGCTGGACGTCACGGTAACAAAGGTATCGTTTCAAATATAGTAAGAGAAGTTGATATGCCTTATCTTCCAAGTGGTCAGATCGTAGACATCGTGCTAAATCCACTTGGTGTTCCAAGTCGTATGAACATCGGTCAAATTTTAGAGAGCCACCTTGGTCTTGTTGGCTACCGCTTAGGCGAGCAGATCAATGAAATTTTTGAAACCAAAAAAGGCGAGTGGATAAAAGAGCTAAGAGCTAAGATGATAGAGATAGCAGGTGTTGCTAAGCTAATGGACGCTAAAAAAGCTCTTGGTAAGATGAGCGATGAGAAGCTTCTTGAATACGCAAAAGATTGGAGTAATGGCGTAAGATTTGCAACTCCGATTTTTGAAGGCGTTAAGGCTGACGAATTTGCAAAATTATTTGAGATGGCAAAGATAGATAGCGACGGCAAAACCGAGCTATACGATGGACGCACAGGCTCAAAGATAAGAGAGCGCGTTAATGTTGGTTGTATGTATATGCTAAAACTTCACCACTTGGTTGATGAAAAAGTTCACGCAAGAAGTACTGGACCATATAGCCTTGTTACACAGCAACCTGTCGGCGGTAAGGCGCTATTTGGTGGTCAAAGGTTTGGTGAGATGGAGGTTTGGGCACTTGAGGCTTACGGTGCCGCTCATACACTAAGAGAGATGCTAACTGTAAAATCAGATGATGTTGAGGGAAGACTTTCTGCTTACAAAGCTTTAACAAGAGGTGAAAACGTTCCTGAGACTGGTATCCCTGAGACGTTCTTTGTTCTAACAAACGAGCTAAAATCACTAGCTCTTGATGTAGAAGTATATGATGAGGATGAGACAAATGAAACTAACTAA